Proteins co-encoded in one Papaver somniferum cultivar HN1 chromosome 5, ASM357369v1, whole genome shotgun sequence genomic window:
- the LOC113282952 gene encoding uncharacterized protein LOC113282952 isoform X2 — MIPAKESISTIALLCQRFGIPKNSIPIPEASSDQESNAIGGEFVHKSEKKLESVLGVIESKEIEEELLIEEVEIDSFSRDSSITSEATSDEFVDELFVSSFLIAEDKDDSQITEIAKDEVNDVDSENHVQMKEVIYENLESLRVLLVIHIELN; from the exons ATGATTCCTGCTAAGGAATCCATATCCACTATCGCATTGCTATGTCAACGATTTGGTATTCCAAAAAATTCAATTCCTATTCCTGAAGCATCATCAGATCAGGAATCTAACGCTATTGGTGGTGAATTTGTTCACAAATCAGAGAAGAAGTTGGAGTCAGTCCTTGGTGTTATAGAATCTAAGGAGATTGAGGAAGAACTTCTGATTGAAGAAGTAGAAATTGATTCATTCAGCCGAGACTCTTCAATTACATCTGAAGCAACATCAGATGAATTTGTCGATGAATTATTTGTTTCTTCATTTTTAATCGCTGAAGACAAGGATGATTCTCAGATTACCGAAATCGCCAAAGATGAAGTGAATGATGTCGACAGCGAGAACCATGTACAAATGAAGGAAGTTATTTATGAGAACCTTGAAAGCTTAAGGGTGTTACTCGTGATCCACATCGAGTTGAATT AA
- the LOC113282952 gene encoding uncharacterized protein LOC113282952 isoform X1 has product MIPAKESISTIALLCQRFGIPKNSIPIPEASSDQESNAIGGEFVHKSEKKLESVLGVIESKEIEEELLIEEVEIDSFSRDSSITSEATSDEFVDELFVSSFLIAEDKDDSQITEIAKDEVNDVDSENHVQMKEVIYENLESLRVLLVIHIELNLRGY; this is encoded by the exons ATGATTCCTGCTAAGGAATCCATATCCACTATCGCATTGCTATGTCAACGATTTGGTATTCCAAAAAATTCAATTCCTATTCCTGAAGCATCATCAGATCAGGAATCTAACGCTATTGGTGGTGAATTTGTTCACAAATCAGAGAAGAAGTTGGAGTCAGTCCTTGGTGTTATAGAATCTAAGGAGATTGAGGAAGAACTTCTGATTGAAGAAGTAGAAATTGATTCATTCAGCCGAGACTCTTCAATTACATCTGAAGCAACATCAGATGAATTTGTCGATGAATTATTTGTTTCTTCATTTTTAATCGCTGAAGACAAGGATGATTCTCAGATTACCGAAATCGCCAAAGATGAAGTGAATGATGTCGACAGCGAGAACCATGTACAAATGAAGGAAGTTATTTATGAGAACCTTGAAAGCTTAAGGGTGTTACTCGTGATCCACATCGAGTTGAATT TGAGAGGATACTGA